Genomic window ([Eubacterium] hominis):
GGTAGGGGAATTGAGTGTATTTGATATCGTCATTTATCTGGTTATGAGTGAATTACTAGCTATCAGTATTACAGATGCGGATGAAAGTATTATGAAATCACTAGTACCTATCTTTACACTGGCGTTTTTACAAATTGTTATTTCCTGGTTCTTATTGAAAAGTAAAAAAGCCAGAGATGTATTTGATGGTAAAGATGTTATTTTGATTCATAATGGTCATATAAATCAGGAAGCTATGCAGAAAAATCGTTACAGCATGGATGATTTAATGAGTCAGATCAGAAGCAAGGATCTGTGTTCTCCAGATGAAGTAGCTTTTGCGGTATTAGAAAATAATGGTACATTAAGCATTCTTGCCAAGGATAAATGTAAAGTCAAACATCCAGATCCTTTGATCAGTGATGGAACCGTGAATGAGAAAGCATTAAAGGATTTACATAAAGACAGTGCCTGGTTAAAGCGAGAGCTGGAAAAAGAAGGCATAGAAAACATGTCTGATGTGTTTTTATGCCTTTGGCAGAAGAATGGCTTTTTTGTGATTAAAAAAGAAATAAAATCTAGGAATACGCTTTTCTAAAAGCAAAGAACAAACGAAATGCATGCATAAGGGTTGTGACTAGCATACCAGCAGTGATCCCTATACTTAATGCTGCAGGACCAATCTGGGAAGAAAGAAAAGCAACACAGCCAATCCGTATCAGGGAACCTGCCAGGGTATCTGATACGGTTTTTTTACTTAAAGAGAGGGCATGAAGCATGCTGGATAAAGGTGGCTGCAAGGCGTATAATGCAAAAGGCCAAGCCATCTGTTTCAACAATAATGCGCCTTTATTTGTATGATAAAACAGCTGTAACAATTCTTCATTATAAAAATAACAAATGACACTGCATCCCATCCCCACAAGAAAACAACATCCTAAAATAGTGGTAAACAGCTTATTCGCCTGTGCTTCATGATGTCTTGTATAATGATACGTAAAAGAAGGCAATAAAAAGTTGCTTAAGGTAATGGTCAAAAAGGAAGGCATGGTAATGATGGGAAGAATATAGCCATTCACAGAACCATAAGCATTGATCATCGCCTGGGATTGTAGGGCAGATAAACCATAAACCATGACAATCGGTTCTAAAAAATAGGTAAGCGAACCAATCAGGCGACTGCCTGTCATAGGAATGGATACATGTAAGACTTCATCAAAGTTTTTTCGTTGCAGATCATGGAATAAGGCAGGAACATGAAGCGGTGTTCTTTTTTTTATCAATAATGATAACAACATGTAGATAGAACTAAATACTTCGCCAACACTAATGGATATCATCGCCAAACGTGCCATGGATACAGCATCCAGCAAAGGATATCGATCAAAGATGATCAACAGAAAGATAATACGGCTGCCTTCTTCAAACAACTGGCATGCAGTCGCAGACATATGACGCTGTATGCCAAATAAATACCCTTTTAATATGCCGGATATCGTAACAATTGGAATCAAAGGCAATATCGCATATAAAACAGGCAGAATCACATCCTGTTTTAATATCACATGTGCCATAAAAGGAATGGCAAACAGAAACAACATGATAATAATCACATTACTGCAGACAGATAAAAAGATAGCTGCCTTTAATGGTTTATGAGGATTGTGACTTTGGGCAATGACCTTGCTTAAGGCATTGGGAATACCCATTTGAGCAAGGGTGATCATAAATACCATGGTAGAAGAGGCGAGAGAATAATAATTCATAGCATCGCCACTTAACTTGCGGGCTAATAGGATACGGACAATAAAGGATAATGCCTTGGCGATAACGGATAATATGACAAGATAGAAAGTAGATCGGATGATCGTTTTTTTCATAAAGCACCTGCTTTCGATACAGTATATGAACAGATTTTTAAAATATGTAAATGGCACATATACATAAAAGAAAGTGTGTATACATAGGATGGTACATGAGGGCAAGATACATAAGGATATGTAAAATTTAAAAAAACAATGTGCAATCAAATAAAATAATGCTATAATATTAAACAGCGATATTGAGGAGGAGACTATGGAGATTCAGAATAACATTGATGATAAATATCTGAAATTAGCGATTACCCTGAAAACAAGCGAACTTCAGAGAACTCAGTTGTCTTCTTTAACATATCAGCATGTAGAAAGTGCATTAATCGCAAAATGGAAGTTTCAAAAGCCCAAAAGCTTTCATGAAGCCATAGATGATGTAATGAAAATCGATGCAAACGAAGTGGTTGCCTATTTGTCTACGGAGGCGATCATTGCGGGTTCTAAAATGAAGATTAATGACTTTGATGACTTGTTTGGAGGAGATAAGCAATGAAAAAATCCCGTTTGGTAGTCTTTGGTATTTCCATTGTGACCGTTGTGGTAATGATGATTTTTGGAAGTCCATGGATTGCAAAAAATATGAGATTGGGACTGGATCTGCAGGGTGGTTTTGAAATTCTTTATAAAATCACACCGTTAGAAGGCAAAACATTGCCGGATATGACAGCTGTAGCAGAATCCATTAACAAGCGTATTGACGTATTAGGTGTCAACGAACCTGAAATCACAGTCGAAGGTGATGATCAGATTCGTGTACAATTGGCTGGTGTTAAAGATGCAGATGAAGCAAGACGTATCATTTCAACAACAGCTAACCTGACATTCCGTGATATCAACGACAATCTGTTGATGGATGCCAGCGTACTTGAAGAAGGCGGCGCAACACTTGGAACAGATGAGTACGGCCGTTATCTTGTAAATCTAAAAGTAAAAGATACAGAGAAATTCTATGAAGCTACAAAGAAGGTTGCTGCAATGGGCACTGGCTCCAATCTGATGGTAACATGGTTAGACTTTGATGAAACAAAAGATTCCTATGCAGCAGAAAGCAAGACAGAAAAACCAAATTATGTTTCTGCGGCAACTGTAAAAGAAGGATTAAACAGCAATACTGTACAAATCTCTGGTAACTTTACAAAAGAAGAGGCAACAGAATTAAAAGATTTGATCAATTCTGGTTCCTTGCCAGTGAAGATGAGTGAAGAATATACCAATGCAGTAACAGCAGACTATGGTATGAATGCTTTTGAATCCACAATGATGGCTGGTGCAGTAGGTGTAATTGCCATTATGTTGTTTATGATTTTATACTATCAGTTACCAGGAATCATTTCCGCAATCACCATTGCTGTTTATGTATTTGTTGTATTCCTGATTTATAATCTGATGGGTGGTGTATTTACACTATCTGGAATTGCTGCATTAGTGTTGGGTGTTGGTATGGCGGCAGACTCCAATATCTTAACATTTGAACGAATCCGTGATGGATTGTATTCTGGAAGAAGTGTAAAAACAGCCTTCTATGAAGGAACAAGTAAATCTTTTATTACTATTTTTGATGCTCAGTTCACAACTTTTATTTCCGCACTGATTCTGTATTTATTAGGTACAGGAAGTGTCAAAGGATTTGCGACAATGTTGATTGTATCTACAATTTCTACATTGTTATTGATCGTATTTGTGGCAAAATTCTTCTTAAAGATGTTGGTTGACAGTGGATGTCTGGATGGTAAATTAAAACTGTTTGGTGTAAAAGAAACACGTGTACCAGATGTAAACAAAGGTGAAGAACGTTTCTATTATGGAAAATTCGCAAAATTTGATTTTGTTGGAAAAGCAAGATACTTTATTACTGTGACAATCAGTGTATTGGTGATTGGTATCGGCTTTATGGCTTTCAATGGCTTTAATGGCAATGAAGCTTTAAATCTTGGCATTGACTTTACTAGTGGTACAAAAATCACAGTGGTAAGTGATGATGCAATTAACGCATCTACATTAAAAGACCAGTTAAAAGATCTTGGTATCAATACTAAGAGTATTAAGATCAATGGAAAAGGCGATACAACTGCAACTGTATTCGTAAAAGAAGCAATTGAAACAGAAAAAATGGACAGCGTTAAAGCAAGTCTGAAAGATATTTATCATCATGATGTAAATGACAATACCGTAACACCAATTATTGGACGTCAGTTAGTGAAAAATGCATTCTTGATTTCTATTCTGGCATGGATCGGTATTATGATTTATATCTCATTCCGTTTCAAATGGGATTATGCAATCAGTGGTATCGTTGCCCTGATTCATGACTTGTTGGTCATGATAGCATTCTGTGCAATTCTGCGTTTGGAAATGAATACAGAAATTATCGCGGTATTACTAACGATCATTGGTTATTCTATTAATAACTCAATTGTTGTATTTGATAGAATACGTGACAATGTAAAAGCTAATAAGCATGAAGTTATCACAAAAGAAAGATATAAAGAAATTGTTAATGATGCATTGCAGAAGACAGCAACACGTTCTATTCTTTCTACATTAACAACGATGATGCCAGTTATCACATTGTTGTTGATGGGAAGTAATGCCATCAATACATTCTGTTTGATGTTATTCATAGGATTGTTCTTTGGTGCTGGATCATCTTTATTTATCGCAGCACAGCTGTGGTATCAGATTCGTATCCACCACAAGCCTAAGAAGCATACAAAGAAAAAACGTAAAAAAGAAGATATAGAAGAAATGATCATTCCAGGAATGAATGATTACTAAAACGAATAAGATGGACATGCGCCATCTTTTCTTTTAGCATTTCTGACGAGTTTTTGTAAGAATTATGATACAATAGACAAGGTGATAAATTACATGAAAATAACATTACAAGATATATCAAAAACAGAAGAAATACAAAATACCTTACATCTTTCCCATTTATGTGCGAAAGTGTTGTCCGCTAAACAGTTGGACTATACACAGATATCCCAGATTTTATCTGCCCCCATCCTACATGATCCGATGTGTGCGATACATATGCCAGAAGTCATTGCACGTATTAAGCAGGCAAAAGCCAATCATGAAAAAGTGTTGATCTGTGGCGATTATGATGCAGATGGCATCTGTGCGACGACGATATTATTTGATGCCTTGCGCCAGTTTGGCATTGCCTGTGGCTTTTATATACCTGATCGATTTAAACAAGGATATGGTTTACATCCTGATACCGTGAAGATGGCAGATGAAAAAGGATATCGCTTATTGATTACAGTAGACAATGGAGTGAAAGCTTTTGATGCTTTACAAGAGGCAAAAAAGCGGGGATTGGATGTCATTGTCACTGACCATCACGATATGGAAGAAGCGGAAGTAGAAGCTTCTTTACTGCTACACCCATTTACAATGGGCGAGGAATTTCAATATCTTAGCGGTGCTGGTGTGGCTTTAGAGATATCCCGTGCTTTATTGGGAGATATCAAAGAACACATTGTACTGGCAGCAGTTGCCTCTATTGCGGATGTAATGACATTAAAAAATGAAACCCGAGATATTGTACGTATTGGAATCCAGTATTTAAAACAGGGTGTCTGTAAACCAATTCAGGCATTAGCAAATGATCGTTATCCCAAATGGGATGAAACATTGATTGCTTTTCAGGTCGTACCAAAATTAAACGTCATGGGGCGTTTAGCAGATAAGGTCAATGTGAATAATATGGTCAGATATTTACTGCTTCAAAATGCAGAAGAAATACAGCGTGTGTCCAAACAAATCCAGCAGTTAAATGAACATCGTAAAAAAATGAGTGATGAAATGGTAGAAACAGCTAAATCATTAATTCATCCCGAATATGATTTTCAGATGTTGTATCATGACAGTTTCCATGAAGGTATTGTAGGCCTTGTGGCAGGAAAACTTTCAGAAGAGATCAAAAAGCCGGTCATGGTATTAAGCAGACATGAAGAATTATTAAAAGGCAGTATCCGATCACAAGGGTATCTGGATCTAACCACATTTTTTGATGAATGTATGGATGTATTAGACAGTTATGGAGGACATAAAGCAGCAGCTGGTATTGGCTTTCGAATTGAAAATAAACAGGATGTACAGGATTATTTAAATGAAAAAGCCAAAACCTGTATCACACCTTGTGAAGATGAATATGAAGTCATTCCTTTAACAATTCAGGAGGTCAGTATTCTGGAGGTAGAAAGCCTGCAGAAACTGGCACCCTTTGGTCATGGCTTTGATGAACCATTATTCTATCTTCAAAATGTAGCGGTTGAACAAATCAAGCCAATGGGAAATGGAGAGCATGTCAAATGGGTCATCAATGAAACAGTAGAAGCAGTATTGTTTCATGATAAGACAGCATATGATACATTTTTTGAAAGAAAATCTATGAATTTTATTGGAACAATTTCCATAAATCGTTTCATGGGAAAGAAAAAAGTGAATATTTTTGTAAGAGAGGCATTTTAAATGCCTTTTAAATTTGCTATAATGAAGAAGTATTTTAAGGAGGCTATTACTTTATGAATTATAAAGATTATATTGCGGATATTCCAGATTTTCCACAGGATGGCATTTTATTTCGTGATGTAACACCATTAATGGCAGATGGTGATGTATTTAAAAAAGCATGTGATGAAATCATTGCATTCGCAAAAGAAGTAAATGCAGAAGTTGTGGTTGGACCTGAATCAAGAGGATTCATCTTTGGATGTCCGGTTGCTTATGAACTTGGAATCGGTTTTGTTCCTGTTCGTAAACCAGGAAAGCTTCCAAGAGAAACAGTCAGTGTTTCTTATGATTTGGAATATGGCAGCAATGAGCTGCAGGTACATAAAGACAGTATCAAAAAAGGACAGCGTGTATTGATCGTTGATGATCTGCTTGCAACCGGTGGTACTGTGGATGCAACCATTCAGATGGTAAAAGAGCTGGGTGGTGTCGTTGCCGGATGTGCCTTTTTGATAGAGCTGGCTGGATTAAACGGCAGAGAGCATTTAAAGGAATATCCTGTATTTGCTTTGATGTCTTACGAATAAGAAGGGGTGTTCCCCTTTTTTAGAATGTGGGTGATAAGTGTATGGTAAGTAGTCAGGTGGTAACTTTTGACGAAATGATGTCGGAAGTTAAAAAGTACATCAAAAAAGAAGAAAACATCGATCTGATCACACGGGCATATTTATGTGCTGAGAAGAATCATACCGGACAATATCGTAAAAGTGGAGAACCATATATTATCCATGCGATACAAGTCGGGTACATTTTGTCGTTGTTAAGGACAGGGCCTAGAACGATAGCGGCTGGTCTTTTACATGATGTGGTGGAAGACTGCGATGTTACACTAGAAGAAATCACAGAGATGTTTGGAAATGAAGTGGCATCTTTAGTTGATTCTGTCACAAAAATAGGGAATCTTAAATTTAAGGATGAAAAAGAATATCTTGCCAGCAACCATCGAAAGATTTTTATTGCGATGGCAAAAGATGTGCGTGTCATTTTGATTAAATTGGCAGATCGTTTGCACAATATGCGAACATTACAATATATGACGCCGGAAAAACAGAAAAAGATTGCCGCAGAAACATTGGATGTCTATGCGCCAATTGCACATCGTCTAGGTATCAGCGATATCAAAAATGAGCTGGAGGATTTATCATTTCAATACTTAAATAAAGAGAAATACTATGAAATTGCGCGATTGGTAGAAAAACGTAAAGCAGAGCGTGATGAACAGGTACAGCGGATGATCAAAGAAATCAGTGATCTGCTGGATGATCATCATATTCAATATCGTATCTTTGGACGTAGTAAACATCTGTACAGTATTTATAAAAAGATGAAAACCAAAAACAAACGGTTTGAAGAAATTCTAGATTTATTGGCGATTCGTATCATTACAGACAGTGATACGGCATGTTATGAAATATTAGGGTATATACATGCGAAATATCGCCCGATACCAGGTCGTTTCAAAGATTATATCGCTATGCCAAAGATGAATATGTATCAATCCTTACACAGTACCATCGTTGCGGATGATGGCAATATATTTGAAATACAGATACGTACAGAATCGATGGATGAAGTAGCGGAGCAAGGGATTGCTGCACATTGGCGTTACAAGGAAAATATGAATGGCGGACGTGAAGTCAACCAGTCAGAAATCGAAGAACAATTGCACTGGCTGAAAGATTTCAGTGTGATGAGTGATGATGTCAATGATGATTCTATGGAGTATATGAATCTTCTACAAAAGGATATCTTTGAAGCGAATGTATACTGTATGACACCAAAAGGAAAAGTAATTGCTTTGCCAAATGGTTCTACACCGATTGATTTCGCATATCGTGTACATACAGAGGTGGGGCATCATACCGTTGGCGCAACCATCAATGGAGTGCTGTTACCTTTAAATACCAAATTGAAAACAGGCGATGTTGTATCCATTCGTACAAGTAAACAATCACCTGGGCCAAGTGAAGACTGGATCAAAATTGTTAAAAGTGCACATGCCAGAAATAAGATACGTTCCTTCTTCCAAAAACAGGAAAATGAACGACGCAATCTGGATATCAAAAAAGGTGAAGAAATGCTTCAGGATGAACTGAAAAAACGTAATCTTGATGTAGAAACTTATACCGATCAAAAGAAAGTAGAAAGTATCGCCGGAAGCTTAAGCTTTAATTCTTATCAGGATCTGATGTTTGCGATTGGGGTAAAACAGGTATCTTTGCCAGCGGTTATTGATCGTTTGGTAAAACACAAAACAAGTGTTCCGATTGATAATGAAGAATTACAGCGTATGTTTAACCGACAGGATCGTAAACGTAAAGTCAGCAGTACTGGTATTCGAGTGGCTGGCATTGATTCGATGAAAATCACACTGGCAAATTGCTGCTCACCTGTACCAGGAGATGATATTGTTGGATATATCACCAAAGGCGCCGGTGTCAAGGTACATCGCAGCGACTGTCCAAACGTCATCAATGAAAAGAAACGTTTGATTGCCGTGGAATGGGATGAAAATCTTGAACAGAAAACTTATGAAGTCAAGCTGATCATTCATTCCAGCGACCGTAATTATCTGTTAAGTGATATTGTGACAGTGGTATCACAATGCAAGGCAGGTCTACAACATGTAGATTCTACTGTAGATGAAGACCAGATCAGTGCTACCACAAAGATGACGGTCGTTGTAGAAAACGCCGAACATCTTCATACACTGATGGCAAATTTAAGAAAAATCAATAGTGTACGCACCGTAGAAAGAGTGATTCAGTAATGCAGATTCGTAAAGCGACAACAAAAGATATTCCCGCAATAGAAGCCATGTATCATGATCGTGTATTATATAACGATGGCCATGACATGCATCAGTGGCGTTTAGAACAGGTAAGCTGGGAATGCTTTTCACAATTATATACGATTGACGATTATTATGTAGCAGAAGAAAACAATACAATTGTTGGCGGATGCTTTATCGTTGATATCGATGAATTATATTGGCCAGATGAGCCAAAAGGGGCTGCCCTTTATCTTCATAAAATCGTTGTACATCCCCATCATTCCGGTAAAGGATATGCGGATGCGCTGATTACCTTTTTCAAGGAAAAGGGAAGAAAAGAAGGCTATCCAGAAGTACGGATTGACGTACGTGAAAAGAAAACGAAGCTTCGTGCGATGTATGAACGAAATGGCTTCAAATTATTGAAAACAGGACAATTTGTTTCTGAATTTACAACCGCACTTTATCATTACCCATTTTAGATGCAGAATTATCTGCATCTTTTCTTATGTCCACAAAGGGTAGCGCAAATGCCACGTATGGTTGCTGACAAAAAATGAGGGGATATGCTAAAATAATGGCGGTGATAAAAATGACATTTGCAGAAAAGTTAAAAACATTACGTTCTCAAAAAGGCTATTCTCAAGAAGAACTGGCACAAGTATTACATGTATCCAGACAGGCAATCGCAAAATGGGAAGGAAACAATGGCATGCCGGATATCAATAACATCATTGCCATCTCAAGGCTTTTTGATGTTTCTATTGATACTTTGCTGAAAGAGGAATCAGATCTTCATACACACAAAACATTGCGTGAAGCAGATATCATTGCTTGTGGCTCTTTCATTGGCGCAGCCATCCAGTTTGTATTAGATGGAGGCTTTATACGAGGCTTGATAGGTGGCGCCATGATACCTATCGCTGGCTTCTATTTGATAAAATATCCCCATCATAAACCGATGGCTATAAACATCACCCAACTAAAAAACAAGCTAGCATCCATTGATCGAACAAAGCTTTGTGTTCGTGTGATTGGCGCAGGGATTGGTGGTGTCATTGGCTTATATTTATGGAAACAGGGAATACTATAAAAACAGGTAACACGTATCAATGTGTCACCTGTTTTTTATCTTTAATTTGATTTCAAAATACAAGGTATTCCACATACGGAAATACTCTGAAATATAATGCTTTATTTTTTCTTTCCCATCCGTTGGACACATCGCAAATTCATTAAAGAACTTGCGCACAAAGAAACTGCTTCTTCGTATATGGAAACAACTGGATACGACCACGATGTGCTGATAGCCATGCGCCTTACACAACATCTTCGCATATCGAAGATTATCATATGTATTACGTGCATTCTTTTCTTTTAGAATATCAGATGCATGTACTCCACAGCTGCGTGCATAATCTGCCATCACATCTGCTTCCACAAAATGATTGCGTACACCAGCACCACTGATCAATAAGCGCTTTACATTTCCTTCCTGATATAAGGCAATTGCTTTATCCATACGGCTTTTCTGCATACGGGAAATACTGCCATCATCTTTGGTTGGACAGCCTAACACGATGCATACATCATAGATCACACCCTTTTTCATTTTTGGCGGTGTTGGAAAGAAATATAAGATAGGTAACTGTAAAACAAGCAATACAATGAAGATATATAACCACATCATAAGCCCACCTGTATAAAAGACTGTAGTTCTTTTTTTATGAAGCTTAAACGTTCTTCACTAGACAAAGGAATAGCATACGCAGATGCTGCCCTTAAATCCATTTCTCGATACGCTTTTGGAATCTGATTAAAACGACTGGCAATTATGACTTCTGTTTTCTTCAATTGTTTTATATAGGCACGGCCGGTTTCATTCATTGCCAATATACGAATATGTTGTAAATCCGACAGCTGTTTTACTTCTTGCTTTGTTGTCTGGGTCAATATCTGAAGAATTGTTCGCTGTATTCTGCTTCGGGTATATCGTTTTGAGATACAGGCATCCACGAAAGATTTCATCGTTGTACATTGTTTTGCACATGTAATCATACGGTTTTCCAGACCTTCTTCCATTAAGAAAATGCTTTCTAAATGTTGTTTTGCCTGTGTGAATAACAACATCTGTAAATAAGGATAATAATGCTCCATCGCAAAGCGTGCGTGTAATGCTTCTGATAACGGGGTTAAAAAGCTTACATCTTCTTTTTGAAGAAACCGCTGTCTGATTCCTGTAGCACTTGCGATATTGCCTTTGACTGCAAGATCATGATACCCATTTGTACGCTTGATACATAATGGTGTGATGTTTGTATCCTTTAACGCTTTCATATAGGCAACACCTAATATATCATTGCTTTGCATCTGTGTGCTTTGCGCAAAAGATTTACTGGGATCATATGCTGGGGTGATTTCTGCCATCTGTTTTAATGCATCCAGATCATTGCTTTCACTGCCAAACACGATATGATCAACACCTGCCAGTTGTAAAGAACGAATCGCACCATAGGCAAAACCATCCGCACTCTGCGTCGCATAGATATAAGGAAGTTCGATAACGATATCACAACCTTCTTCAATCCCTTTGCGTGCACGATCCCACTTATAAGCAAGGGATGCTTCTCCTCTTTGCACAAAATGTCCACTCATTACATTGATGAGCACATCACATTGAGTAAGTTCTCTTGTCTTATGGATATGATATTGATGTCCATAATGGAAAGGATTATATTCACTAACAATACCTGTAACTTTCATACAATTTCTCCTGTTCGTCTAAAATAGGGTACCACACTACCCGAAATTATATCATAACTTTTACAATTATGATACAATGAAACAAAAGGAGGATTCTCTATGGCAAAGATACAAGGATTTACATTTCCAAGCGAACAGGATCAACTAATCATCTCAGCTGTAAAAGTTGTACCGGATACACCGATTGTTGGTGTGATTCAGATGGTACATGGGATGGCGGAGCATAAAGAACGCTACCTGCCATTCATGCAGTTTTTAGCACAACATGGCTATGTATGTGTGATGCATGATCATCGTGGTCATGGAAAAAGTATAGCTTCTAAAGATGATTTGGGTTATTTTCATGATAAAACAGGGGATTATTTAATTGAAGATATTCATCAGCTCACCAAGCTTTTAAAAACACAATATCCAGATGCTCCATTCTTCCTGTTTGGACACAGCATGGGTTCTTTACTGGTACGCTGTTATTGTAAACGATACGATGATGATATTGACGCACTTGTGGTTTGTGGCTCTCCAAGTGAAAATAAGGCAGCGAAGGCTGGCAAACTGCTTGTGAAAGCGATGGAAAAGATAAAAGGCGAGCACTATCGCAGTCCACTGATTCAAAAGATGGCCTTTGGTTCTAATAATAAAGCTTTTTCAGAAGATGGCAGTGAAAACGTATGGCTGTGTAGTGATCAAAACGTGGTAAAGGCATATGATGAAGATCCATTATGTGGATTTATCTTTACATTAAACGGCTTTGAAAATCTGTTTACGATCATGATGGATGTATACGATGCAAATGGCTGGGCAATGAAACATAAAGATTTACCAATCCGC
Coding sequences:
- a CDS encoding GNAT family N-acetyltransferase; protein product: MQIRKATTKDIPAIEAMYHDRVLYNDGHDMHQWRLEQVSWECFSQLYTIDDYYVAEENNTIVGGCFIVDIDELYWPDEPKGAALYLHKIVVHPHHSGKGYADALITFFKEKGRKEGYPEVRIDVREKKTKLRAMYERNGFKLLKTGQFVSEFTTALYHYPF
- a CDS encoding helix-turn-helix transcriptional regulator, whose translation is MTFAEKLKTLRSQKGYSQEELAQVLHVSRQAIAKWEGNNGMPDINNIIAISRLFDVSIDTLLKEESDLHTHKTLREADIIACGSFIGAAIQFVLDGGFIRGLIGGAMIPIAGFYLIKYPHHKPMAINITQLKNKLASIDRTKLCVRVIGAGIGGVIGLYLWKQGIL
- a CDS encoding YdcF family protein — translated: MMWLYIFIVLLVLQLPILYFFPTPPKMKKGVIYDVCIVLGCPTKDDGSISRMQKSRMDKAIALYQEGNVKRLLISGAGVRNHFVEADVMADYARSCGVHASDILKEKNARNTYDNLRYAKMLCKAHGYQHIVVVSSCFHIRRSSFFVRKFFNEFAMCPTDGKEKIKHYISEYFRMWNTLYFEIKLKIKNR
- a CDS encoding nucleotidyltransferase family protein, with translation MKVTGIVSEYNPFHYGHQYHIHKTRELTQCDVLINVMSGHFVQRGEASLAYKWDRARKGIEEGCDIVIELPYIYATQSADGFAYGAIRSLQLAGVDHIVFGSESNDLDALKQMAEITPAYDPSKSFAQSTQMQSNDILGVAYMKALKDTNITPLCIKRTNGYHDLAVKGNIASATGIRQRFLQKEDVSFLTPLSEALHARFAMEHYYPYLQMLLFTQAKQHLESIFLMEEGLENRMITCAKQCTTMKSFVDACISKRYTRSRIQRTILQILTQTTKQEVKQLSDLQHIRILAMNETGRAYIKQLKKTEVIIASRFNQIPKAYREMDLRAASAYAIPLSSEERLSFIKKELQSFIQVGL
- a CDS encoding alpha/beta fold hydrolase, which translates into the protein MAKIQGFTFPSEQDQLIISAVKVVPDTPIVGVIQMVHGMAEHKERYLPFMQFLAQHGYVCVMHDHRGHGKSIASKDDLGYFHDKTGDYLIEDIHQLTKLLKTQYPDAPFFLFGHSMGSLLVRCYCKRYDDDIDALVVCGSPSENKAAKAGKLLVKAMEKIKGEHYRSPLIQKMAFGSNNKAFSEDGSENVWLCSDQNVVKAYDEDPLCGFIFTLNGFENLFTIMMDVYDANGWAMKHKDLPIRFIAGSEDPCIGNETKFKQAAGFMKERGYTNVSARLFEGKRHEILNEDIKEEVYEDVLAFYELVRKQ